The Pseudoxanthomonas suwonensis sequence CTGATCCTGCAGGGCGTGACCGTCGGCATCTTCGCCGCCACCGACGCGATCCTGTTCTACGTGTTCTTCGAGGCGATGCTGATCCCGATGTTCCTGATCATCGGCGTCTGGGGCGGGCCGCGCCGCATCTACGCGGCGATGAAGTTCTTCCTGTACACCTTCCTCGGCTCGGTGCTGATGCTGGTGGCGCTGGTCTACCTGTACATCAAGGGCGGCAGCTTCCAGCTCGCCGACCTGTACGCGCTGCCGCTCACGGCCAGGGAACAGACCTGGATCTTCTTCGCCTTCATGATCGCCTTCGCGGTCAAGGTGCCGATGTTCCCGGTCCACACCTGGTTGCCTGACGCGCACGTGGAGGCGCCGACCGCCGGTTCGGTGATCCTGGCGGCGATCGCGCTGAAGATCGGCGGCTACGGCTTCCTGCGCTTCAACCTGCCGATCACCCCGGACGCCGGCCACGAGTGGGCCTGGCTGGTGATCGCGCTGTCGCTGATCGCGGTGGTCTACGTCGGCCTGGTCGCGCTGGTCCAGGACGACATGAAGAAGCTGGTCGCGTACTCATCGGTCGCACACATGGGCTTCGTCACCCTGGGCACCTTCATCGTCTTCACCCTGGTCCGCGACTTCGGCTCGCTCGACGCGGCGCGGCTGGGCCTGCAGGGCGCGATGGTGCAGATGGTCTCGCACGGCTTCGTCTCCGGCGCGATGTTCACCTGCATCGGCGTCCTCTATGACCGCATGCACAGCCGCCGCATCTCCGACTACGGCGGCGTGGCCAACGTGATGCCGTGGTTCGCCGCCTTCGCCATGCTGTTCTTCATGGCCAACGCGGGCCTGCCGGGTACCAGCGGCTTCGTCGGCGAGTTCATGGTGATCCTGGCCAGCTTCCAGAAGCACCCGGTCATCGCGTTCCTGGCCGCTACCACCCTGGTGATCACCGCCGCCTACACCCTGTGGCTCTACAAGCGGGTGTTCTTCGGCGAGGTCGGCAATGCGCACGTGGCCGAGATGAAGGACCTCGACACCCGCGAGACGCTGGTCCTGGGCGTGTTCGCCGCCGGCGTGCTGCTGCTGGGCGTGTGGCCCAAGCCGCTGACCGACCTGATGGAGCCGTCGATCGCGCAACTGGCGATCCAGATCGCCACCAGCAAGCTGTAAGGATTTCCCGAAGATGACCATCCCCTCTGCCATGCCGACCGCCGCCGACCTGCTGCCGCTGCTGCCGGAGCTGGTGCTGATCGGCGGCGCCTTCACCCTGCTGATCGCCGACCTGTTCATCGAGGCCCGGCACAAGGTCTGGACCCACTTCCTGTCGGTGCTGATCCTGGTGGTGGTGCTGGCGATGCTGGCCACCGGCACGGGCGGGCAGGGCACGGTGTTCAACGGCATGTTCGTGCGCGATACCGCCGCCGACGTGATGAAGCTGGCGATCGTGCTGATGAGCGGCCTAACCCTGGTCTATGGCTGGAGCTACCTGCGCGAGCGCAAGCTGTACCAGGGCGAGATCCCGGTGCTGGTGCTGTTCGCCACCGCCGGCATGATGATGCTGGTCTCGGCCGGCAGCCTGGTCATGGTCTACCTGGGCCTGGAACTGCTGGCGCTGTGCTCCTACGCGCTGGTCGCCGCCGACCGCGACAACGGCAAGGCCACCGAGGCGGCGATGAAGTACATCGTGCTCGGCTCGCTGGCTTCGGGCCTGCTGCTGTACGGCATGTCGCTGCTCTACGGCGCCACCGGCACCCTGCACCTGGACGCGATCAACGCCGCCATCGCCACCTCAGACGAGCGCACCTTGCTGCTGACCGGCACGGTGTTCATGGTCGCCGGCGTGGCGTTCAAGCTCGGCGCCGCGCCGTTCCACATGTGGCTGCCGGACGTGTACCAGGGCGCCACCGCGCCGGTCGCGCTGTTCGTCAGTTCGGCGCCCAAGCTGGCCGCCTTCGGCATGGCCTGGCGCCTGCTGGAAACGGGCGTGGGCCCGCTGGCTGACGAATGGAAGTGGCTGCTGGCCGGCCTGGCCGCGATCTCGCTGGTGGTCGGCAACCTGATGGCCATCGCCCAGTCCAATCTCAAGCGCATGCTGGCGTACTCGACCGTTTCGCACATCGGCTTCCTGCTGATGGGCCTGGCCGGCGGCGACGAGCGCGGCTACGCGGCGGCGCTGTTCTACGCGATCGCCTACGCGCTGATGTCGACCGCGGCCTTCGGCGCGATCATCGCGCTGTCGCGGCAGGGCTTCGAGGCCGAGAACATCGACGACTTCAAGGGCCTGAACGCGCGCAACCCGTGGATGGCGGGCCTGGTCCTCTGCATCATGGCCTCGCTGGCCGGCGTGCCGCCGTTCCTGGGCTTCTGGACCAAGCTGGCGGTGCTCGGCGCGGCGGTGCAGGGCGGGATGCTGTGGCTGGCGCTGCTGGGCGTGGCCTGCGCGGTGGTCGGCGCGTTCTACTACCTGCGCGTGATCAAGGTGATGTACTTCGACGAGCCGGTCGGCGCGCCGCTGCCGGCGCACAACGACCGCGTGCTGGGCATCGTCCTGGGCGTGAACTCGCTGGCGCTGCTGGTGCTGCCGCTGGGCCTGAATCCGATCCTGGCGTGGTGCCAGCGCGCATTCATGTGATTCCAGTGTCGGCCTCAGGGTCGGCACGAGACATCCAGGCGATCCAGGGAAGCCCCCGGTGCCAGAGCATCGGGGGTTCTTCTTTTGCACGACCGTCATTACGGCAACCGCAACGGCAGGGTCAAAAGCGCCGGGTGTGGTCAGCTTCGTGCTGAGCCGTGGCAGGCCGGGAGTATTGCGGTCGTCTCGACGGCACATCCCTGTGCCGACTCGCCGACGCGGCCATCCCTGGCCGCTGCCGCAATACTCCCGGCCCGCCACGTCTTCGGGAGCTTCCAGGTCGTGGCTCCGTTCACAGACGATTAGCAGCGCACGGCTTTCTGTAGGAGCGGGCATGACCGCGACCCGACGCCGTCGGCCCAGGCGACGCCCTCATGATTCCGACGCCCGTGTCGCGGTCATGCCCGCTCCTACAGAAGGCGGCGCCTTCATGGGTTTACCCCCTCCCTTTCGCCGCAGGCGAAGGGGAGGGCCGGGGAGGGGTGCTTTTGCGGTTGCTGTTGCTCCACCAATCGAAGCCACGTCCTCAAAGCTCCCGAGGCCGTCGTGCCCAGAGGGGATGGCGCAAGCAGCACATGGATGTGCTGCGGTCGCGACTCGGAGGCAGGACGCCGGAGCGGAGCGATGCGCCATCCCCTCTGGGCACGATGGCCCCCTCCGAAGCCAGCGCCCTTGCTCCAAGCCGTGAGCCGCGACTACCCCCTCTGAAGCCAGCGCCCTTGCTTCAAGCCGTGAGCCGCGACTACCCCCTCCGAAGCCAGCGCCCTTGCTTCAAGCCGTGAGCCGCGACTACCCCCTCCGAAGCCAGCGCCCTTGCTCCAAGCCGCAAGCCGCGACTACCCCGTCCGAAGCCACCGCTTTAGCTTGCTTCGAGCCCCAACGGGACGGCGCCCCGTATAAAGGGGCCAAGGGGTTCCCAGCCGGATCGGTACGATTCAGGCCAAGAGCCCCCTAAGGCTTGCAATAGGCCACGCCGATCGCCATAATTCCGCCTCTGCTGCGGGGTGGAGCAGTCTGGCAGCTCGTCGGGCTCATAACCCGAAGGTCGCAGGTTCAAATCCTGCCCCCGCTACCACGTTTCGCGGTTCCGTCTTCCCGGTGTTGGTGGGCAGGCGGCAACCGCAAAGCCTGGGCTTGCAACGGCGCATGTTCCCGCCGTTGCGCCGATTCCAGCATCATCGGATGGGAAGCCCAGGCGGGCCTCCTGTCGGACACGGGGCCCAAGCGGGCCCTTTGTCGTTTCCGGGGTCCGGTTTTTTCCCGAAGCATGTCCCGCCGTTCCGTTCCTGCGTTCGAGTAGCCGCCGCAATGAGCGACAAGCACAGCGAAATCACCCAGCTGCTGGGCCCGACCGTCGAGTCGCTGGGCCTGGAACTGCTCGGCATCGAGTACCTGCCGGCGCCCGGCGGCGCGACCCTGCGCCTGTACATCGACGTGCCGTCCGCCGAGGGCGATGCGCGCACCGTCACCATCGAGGACTGCGAGGCGGTCAGCCGCGAGGTTTCGGCGCAGCTGGACGTGGCCGACCCGATCTCCGGCAACTACACCCTCGAGGTGTCCTCGCCGGGCCTGGACCGGCCGCTGTTCACCCCGGCGCATTTCGCCCGCTTCCTCGGCGAGCAGGCCAAGGTCGGGCTGAAGCTGCCGCAGGACGGCCGCCGCCGGCTGCAGGGCACGATCCTGCGGGTCGAGGACGGCATGGTCGTGTTCGGCCTGGACAGCGCCGAGTTCGTGGTGGCCGCCGACAACATCGACAAGGCGCGGCTGGTCCCCGACTGGGCCGCGCTGGGCCTGGCGCCCACCAAGCATTCGCCTTCGAAAGGCAAGCCCGGCCACGGCACGGGCAAGAGCATTGGCAAGCAACCCTCCAACAAGCCGGCGGCCGGCAAGCCGCACGCGGAGTAAATAGATGAGCAAGGAACTTCTTCTGGTAGTGGATGCGGTCGCCAACGAGAAGGGCGTGCCGCGCGACGTGATCTTCGACGCGCTGGAGGCCGCGCTGGCCTCGGCGGCCAAGAAGCGCTACGTCGACCAGGACGTGGTCACCCGCGTGGCGATCGACCGCAAGGACGGCAGCTACGAGACCTTCCGCCGCTGGGAAGTGGTCGCCGACGACGTGGTTATGGAGTCGCCCGATCGCCAGATCCGCCTGATGGACGCGGTCGACGAGGCCGACGGCGTCGAGGTCGGCGACTGGATCGAGGAGCAGATCGAGAACCCGGAGTTCGGCCGCATCGCCGCCCAGGCTGCCAAGCAGGTGATCGTCCAGCGCGTGCGCGAGGCCGAGCGCCAGCAGGTCGTGGACGCGTGG is a genomic window containing:
- the nuoN gene encoding NADH-quinone oxidoreductase subunit NuoN gives rise to the protein MTIPSAMPTAADLLPLLPELVLIGGAFTLLIADLFIEARHKVWTHFLSVLILVVVLAMLATGTGGQGTVFNGMFVRDTAADVMKLAIVLMSGLTLVYGWSYLRERKLYQGEIPVLVLFATAGMMMLVSAGSLVMVYLGLELLALCSYALVAADRDNGKATEAAMKYIVLGSLASGLLLYGMSLLYGATGTLHLDAINAAIATSDERTLLLTGTVFMVAGVAFKLGAAPFHMWLPDVYQGATAPVALFVSSAPKLAAFGMAWRLLETGVGPLADEWKWLLAGLAAISLVVGNLMAIAQSNLKRMLAYSTVSHIGFLLMGLAGGDERGYAAALFYAIAYALMSTAAFGAIIALSRQGFEAENIDDFKGLNARNPWMAGLVLCIMASLAGVPPFLGFWTKLAVLGAAVQGGMLWLALLGVACAVVGAFYYLRVIKVMYFDEPVGAPLPAHNDRVLGIVLGVNSLALLVLPLGLNPILAWCQRAFM
- the rimP gene encoding ribosome maturation factor RimP is translated as MSDKHSEITQLLGPTVESLGLELLGIEYLPAPGGATLRLYIDVPSAEGDARTVTIEDCEAVSREVSAQLDVADPISGNYTLEVSSPGLDRPLFTPAHFARFLGEQAKVGLKLPQDGRRRLQGTILRVEDGMVVFGLDSAEFVVAADNIDKARLVPDWAALGLAPTKHSPSKGKPGHGTGKSIGKQPSNKPAAGKPHAE
- a CDS encoding NADH-quinone oxidoreductase subunit M codes for the protein MANTHLLSVLIWLPVIGGALILALGEARASAARWASVTVALVTFLASLRLLTGFDYADPGMQFVERHAWIPAWGIHYNLGVDGIAIALILLTTLVGLLALIGAWGVVNKRVHQYVASFLILQGVTVGIFAATDAILFYVFFEAMLIPMFLIIGVWGGPRRIYAAMKFFLYTFLGSVLMLVALVYLYIKGGSFQLADLYALPLTAREQTWIFFAFMIAFAVKVPMFPVHTWLPDAHVEAPTAGSVILAAIALKIGGYGFLRFNLPITPDAGHEWAWLVIALSLIAVVYVGLVALVQDDMKKLVAYSSVAHMGFVTLGTFIVFTLVRDFGSLDAARLGLQGAMVQMVSHGFVSGAMFTCIGVLYDRMHSRRISDYGGVANVMPWFAAFAMLFFMANAGLPGTSGFVGEFMVILASFQKHPVIAFLAATTLVITAAYTLWLYKRVFFGEVGNAHVAEMKDLDTRETLVLGVFAAGVLLLGVWPKPLTDLMEPSIAQLAIQIATSKL